cgagagccttgtgctaatcggacgtcccgtctcacctatgtagactaatccacacgcacaaccagtttcatacacgccagctgtgtgtagtttgtcaactgcatccttggtagaaccgagcatgtctgatattttgtttctgcttcggaaaattggtttgatgtcggcttttcgtagaattttgccaatacgttcggtgaccccttgtacatatggtaacacagcaatgctctgtgcctccttctcctcttccctattagtcttctcccttgtcgacatggtgctgtctatcatctgcttcccatagccattagttccgaagatggacctgaggcgttcaagttctgtcttcagatgttcttcgtcgcttatcctgtacgctctcttcgttagcgtgtgcagggaggacttcttctgcgtggggtgatggtgggaggaggcgtgaaggtacctgtccgtattggttggtttcctgtacactttgtggccaagtttaccatcaggttttcgataaacttccacgtcgagaaaaggcagcaccccattcttctctgtttccattgtaaactgaattttcctatgctgttggttaaggtgcttgtggaagttctttaactcctcttctccgtggggccagacgacgaaagtatcatcgacatggcgaagccaacaatttgggcgtaatggtgcggactggagggctgtttcctcaaatgcctccatgaaaatttctgctgcgataggcgataggggtgagcccatagctacaccttcagtttgttcatataattgacctctccacttgaaataggtggtcgtcagacagtggcgcacaagctcacatatatcaggtgccacgcgttcttctaagatattcacagtatctgacactgggacattcgtgaatagggatttgacgtcgaaactaaccatcagatcttagTCCGCAACACGCATTtcttttaggagagacacgaagtgagtggaatccttaacgtaggactcggtttggtgcactaggtgtcgaagcctaggtgccagttctttcgctaggtagtaggtcggcgaatttatactgtttactatgggccttaaggggaagtcggttttgtgtaccttcggtacaccatatatccttggtgcctgtgtcacttgcaggatgaatcttctggccttgtcgaagttgattctagagtgcttaaGCAGTGCCTGCGtctttttgattaccttggccgtcggatctccctgaagtttcttgtagataggtttcgacgtcaaatccctattcacaaatgtcccagtgtcagatactgtgaacatcttagaagaacgcgtggcacctgatatatgtgagcttgtgcgccactgtctgacgaccacctatttcaagtggagaggtcaattttatgaacaaactgacggtgtagctatgggctcacccttatcgcctatcgcagcagaaattttcatggaggcatttgaggaaacagccctccagtccgtaccattacgcccaaattgttggcttcgctatgtcgatgatactttcgtcatctggccccacagAGAAGAGGAGTTaaagaacttccacaagcaccttaaccaacagcacaggaaaattcagtttacaatggaaacagagaagaatggggtgctgccttttctcgacgtggaagtttatcgaaaacctgatggtacacttggccacaaagtgtacaggaaaccaaccaatacggacaggtaccttcacgcctcctcccaccatcaccccacgcagaagaagtcctccctgcacacgctaacgaagagagcgtacaggataagcgacgaagaacatctgaagacagaacttgaacgcctaaggtccatcttcggaactaatggctatgggaagcagatgatagacagcaccatgtcgacaagggagaagactaatagggaagaggagaaggaggcacaaagcattgctgtgttaccatatgtacaaggggtcaccgaacgtattggcaaaattctacgaaaagccgacatcaaaccaattttccgaagcagaaacaaaatatcagacatgctcggttctaccaaggatgcagttgacaaactacacacagctggcgtgtatgagactggttgtgcgtgtggattagtctacataggtgagacgggacgtccgattagcacaaggctctcggaacatgaaagatatatccgcctgaaacaacacactaagtcagcagtggcggaacaccgagacgagtgcgggaaaccaatattttttcaagaagcttgcgtcctggcgaaacagccactcactttcaaaagaaagattagagaggcgatagaaatagccaaaagacccgccaacatgaatagagaggacgggtacaagcttccgaggtcttggctgcctgcaatagcagggttacggagcggcggcagagcagtggcggcccatgcagacgcgcggagagccgcagtagtggtcgcgagcacacaaagcaatggcacgccacagccggcttctggacagcatggaaacagtgtgacgtcacagccatcacctattcgctattcgtccgtttcctccaatggggtggattaatataaagaccaatagaaaacagctatttcagccaatgacagataataaaggaaacaccaataaagcatacctttcacccctcctcctcctccttttacagccaatcaagtaacgacacggttttctcgtgcagctatttaaggaatcaagtgtgttcatttagcagttaacgtaatgccctgatgaaggctagctgcaacgctggccgaaacgttggcgcattttaaattatgacgatgcggtctgataccatgaagaattttattgaagaagacaacggccgcggaagcctacgcttacatttaaacaacctgtatgggcaggaaatccacagaaacatcaagaagttagaagcactgcgtttaaaaagatgtaaactgctgaatgaccttgcttttttgaagagatgcagagacacgagtgttgtgccgtattctttgcggttgacgtctcacataaaaacgaacaaggcgaggaatttctgtgttaaagccagtaaagcattgctacgggaaaggatccgccacatccgcataagtctcgatgctcacaacaggaatttgtgtgatctgcacctatttctggccggaaaccttcagatggaagactgggataaagtcgacaggttaacctttcagcaagcatcaaggaccagcaatagtattactaaccaccagatgagaaagtacgacaaactacaacagaaagccatgGACGAAACATTcacgctggacaggcgacggacagtggtcaacctctccagccacaccttgagcgaagcaaccacaacaattctggccaaggggatgaatttcgcagtcgcacctaagcgagttccaaaagaagatatcatagaatccgtagaggcttcggtacgtcatctgccacaggccgaggcggagaagatccggcaggaaacggtcagagttctgaataaagcaaagccaccgaagaaaaacatcaacgatgaggaataccatgccatcaaggaactcagggacaacccccacttagtagtggtacaggcaggtAAGGGCagcgccactgtagtcttggacacaactgattacaacaaacgaatggaagatattctcgcagaacctatctagaagaaacttcagggagatccgacggccaaggtaatcaaaaagaCGCAGGCACTGCttaagcactctagaatcaacttcgacaaggccagaagattcatcccgcaagtgacacaggcaccaaggatatatggtgtaccgaaggtacacaaaaccgacttccccttaaggcccatagtaaactataaattcgccgacctactacctagcgaaagaactggcacctaggcttcgacacctagtgcaccaaaccgagtcctacgttaaggattccactcacttcgtgtccctcctaaaggaaatgcgtgttacggactaagatctgatggttagtttcgacgtcaaatccctattcacgaatgtcccagtgtcagatactgtgaacatcttagaagaacgcgtggcacctgatatatgtgagcttgtgcgccactgtctgacgaccacctatttcaagtggagaggtcaattttatgaacaaactgaaggtgtagctatgggctcatccctatcgcctatcgcagcagaaattttcatggaggcatttgaggaaacagccctccagtccgcaccattacgcccaaattgttggcttcgctatgtcgatgatactttcgtcatctggccccacggagaagaggagttaaagaacttccacaagcaccttaaccaacagcataggaaaattcagtttacaatggaaacagagaagaatggggtgctgccttttctcgacgtggaagtttatcgaaaacctgatggtaaacttggccacaaagtgtacaggaaaccaaccaatacggacaggtaccttcacgcctcctcccaccatcaccccacgcagaagaagtccgccctgcacacgctaacgaagagagcgtacaggataagcgacgaagaacatctgaagacagaacgtgaacgcctcaggtccatcttcggaactaatggctatgggaagcagatgatagacagcaccatgtcgacaagggagaagactaatagggaagaggagaaggaggcacagggCATTGCTGAGttgccatatgtacaaggggtcaccgaacgtattggcaaaattctacgaaaagccgacatcaaaccaattttccgaagcagaaacaaaatatcagtcatgctcggttctaccaaggatgcagttgacaaactacacacagctggcgtgtatgaaactggttgtgcgtgtggattagtctacataggtgagacgggacgtccgattagcacaaggctctcggaacatgaaagatatatccgcctgaaacaacacactaagtcagcagtggcggaacaccgagacgagtgcgggaaaccaatattttttcaagaagcccgcgtcctggcgaaacagccactcactttcaaaagaaagattagagaggcgatagaaatagccaaaagacccgccaacatgaatagagaggacgggtacaagcttccgaggtcttggctgcctgcaatagcagggttacggagcggcggcagagccgtggcggcccatgcagacacgcggagagccgcagtagtggtcgcgagcacacaaagcaatggcacgccgcagccggcttctggacagcatggaaacagtgtgacgtcacagccatcacctattcgctattcgtccgtttcctccaatggggtggattaatataaagaccaatagaaaacagctatttcagccaatgacagataataaaggaaacaccaataaagcatacctttcacccctcctcctcctccttttacagccaatcaagtaacgacacgtttttctcgtgcagctatttaaggaatcaagtgtgttcgtttagcagttaacgtaaggccctgatgaaggctatctgcaacgctggccgaaacgttggcgcattttaaatgaTGACgagcggtctgataccctgaagaattttattgaagaagacaacggccgcggaagcctacgcttacaaaactaaacgtactcaaacattcactaaaatgccacacaatatttttagcgcaacgcagtctgactttcagtaatccctacaaaagaatggccctgactaacaataacctatacctttcatgaattcttacctcacaaaaatcttcgttactcgaaccactgcaatacagcgagcgccactactgccagctaaataaaagattcaaactactgaaggcactaactactgatgggcatagttagcaaatgaaagattttgatagagaacaaacaatgtatttaccttaatagtgttcaaaagtcattatatatatagcagttcatgacatccagtcttacaaatgtactgtttctgatggacacacgtccagatcatccgctctcaaaaatccgccatctcacttccccacatccaccactgctggcggctcacctccaactgcgcaacgctacgcgctcttaacagccaactgcccaacactacaatgacagacaacaatgcaaactagccacagactgcacacagcacagccagtgattttcataccgagcgctacgtggcgttaccaataagaaaacctaaaaagcctacttacaatctgactttcggaaaaaatatcatccacacaattccgaagactgcgagagctgagaagggcgagaattatggcacaatgagCTTAAGAGATCATGAATCAaagttactaacaagaataatacacagaagaatggaaaaggaaattgaggatgtgctagatgacgatcaattaaaaggtaaaggcacgttcgacaatggtgcaagatgttcgaaattctgaaaaaataggggtaaactatagggagaggcggATAACATATAATATGTACACGAGCCACAATAAGTCTGGACGActaagaactaagtgctcgtattacaaagggtgtaagacagtgaactcgtctttcgcccctactgatcaatctgtacatcgaagaagcagtgatggaaataaaataaaggcttaggagtggaatcaaaattcaaggtgaaaggatatcgatgaaatgtttcgctgatgacgttgctattctgagtgaaagggaagaagaattacatgatctcctgagtGGAATGGGTGcagaatatggttcaaaatggctctgagcactgtgggacttaacatctgatgtcatcagtcccctagaacttagaactacttaaacctaactaacctaaggacatcacatacatccatgcccgaggcaggattcgaacctgcgaccgtagcggtcacgcggttccagactggagcacctagaaccgctcggccacttcggccggctgcagaatATGGAGAgggagtaaatcgaacaaagacgaaagtaatgagaagtagcagatatgagatcagggagaaacttaatgtcaggactgatggtcacaaagtagatgatatTAGGAATGTTGCTAactcggcagtaaaataaccaatgacggacggaataaGAAaggcataaaaatcagactagcaatcgcgaaatgggcattcctggccaaaggaagtctactagtatcaaacataggacttaatttatggaagaaatgtctgagaatgtacgtctggaacacagaattgtatggtaatgaaacgtggattgtgggaaaacaggaacagaagagaatcgaagcatctgagatgttgtGCTGCGGACGAATATTggaaattaagtagactgataaggtaaggaatgaggaggttctgcgcagaatcggagaagaaaggaatatgtgaaaaacactgataaggggaaggaacaggatgatagtacacatgttaagacatgggggaatgatttccatggtactagaggaggtTGCAGagttcaaaaactgtagaggaagacagagattggaatacattcagcaaataattgtggacgtaggttgcaagtgctactctgagattaagagattggcacaggaaaggaattcgtggcgggctgcatcaaaccagtcagaagactgatggccaaAAAAAGGTCGATTTATGTACTAGattcattaaatgtattcgcagttgcgaatattgacaaccatcaactgtataatggaatttCATAACGTTTGTAGTTGCAGCAGAGCCTGTCCCCTCGACCAAGCagactgaataacacaggcactgcaatatcgtatgtattatacttcacaaaatggacatcgtcgacattcaagaaatttcGAAAGAAACCTTAACTTTCACCATGAAGACCTaatgaaaaatggcgcaccacAATGATCACAAAAGTTCGTACCACATGTATCGTAGGCAGTACGTTCAGCTTGGTATGAAcgcttaaagaatgcatatagaatcatattggtgcaaCGGGGTGATGaggactgatggaatgtgatggcatccagccgaatgcgaaacagtctgccaGCTTATTGCGAATTTGGCTATCCTTTAAGTTGTAcatgcagatagtgcgataatatattTTATAAGCACGGAATAACAAATATACAGAGGCTGAATTTCTCCAGCAGTACCAGGCGGTATGAACTGCAGAGCCATACACTTTTCAGGGgcgatagtttgctctaaaggaataAGATTTTTATACAcaaaccaggaatcaagcaaaagcaacttattttgaccagctattggtcaAAACCAGTGCTTATATCATGTTTGTAGTTCTCCTATGTCCATTtcacactcttgcttgctgtgatgtaagTATTCCCTGCTGCTCTTGAAAGATCATGCACATGAAGAAGAATTCTTGCAGCATAAaaaaaagtttccaaccaattttccATTCTGATTAATAGTCGGTATGGTATAAATGTATACGTATGCTTCAAGGCATTGGTGTTCGTTGATCTTGATACAGCTCTCTTGGAATTTCTAATTTCCGGGATTCCtcccatatgcatttcctcttcaaatcccgattggtcaaaGCTGAAATCAAATTTCGtactgaatgatgggataagtttgtttatgtcACCCACAAGTTTTCGatccgattccgcagtttgctgtgcatcgtcaagttggtgttttgtttgaaatttcgttatctcacATCTTACAATTCTGCAGTATAAAACGCTAATATTTCGTCTGCTACTTATTTcacactctgcgaaattccttgggtacCTTTCTAACGAAATGTCAGCTTCGGCAGCTGTCATTGTTGGTACAacacaatgtttgctttgtttatcgttgccattgattTGCTTTGTATCGACACCACTAGCATTGTAGCACTGTTGTAAGTTACTCGTAGATTATGCAGTTCATCTACGCTCTATAACCTCATattgtgctcaccattggatatctCTAGTCCAGCTCAAaaattggttcagatggttctgagcactatctga
This sequence is a window from Schistocerca americana isolate TAMUIC-IGC-003095 chromosome 4, iqSchAmer2.1, whole genome shotgun sequence. Protein-coding genes within it:
- the LOC124613612 gene encoding uncharacterized protein LOC124613612; this encodes MRKYDKLQQKAMDETFTLDRRRTVVNLSSHTLSEATTTILAKGMNFAVAPKRVPKEDIIESVEASVRHLPQAEAEKIRQETVRVLNKAKPPKKNINDEEYHAIKELRDNPHLVVVQAGKGSATVVLDTTDYNKRMEDILAEPI